Proteins from a single region of Fundulus heteroclitus isolate FHET01 chromosome 12, MU-UCD_Fhet_4.1, whole genome shotgun sequence:
- the rab11fip1a gene encoding rab11 family-interacting protein 1 isoform X1: MSLLDQSQQLFPTSVVVTVHQARNLRTKGKNGTNDAYAIMQVAKDKFSTSVAEKCVAPVWKEEATFDLPLFHPGNAERCTLYVVVMHRAQVGLDKFLGQAVVNLLGLHDDKARKKTDWFKLVDKSGKEDKVRGEVLLDIKFLRNNMSASMFDLSLQDKPRSRISKLKDKVRGKKKEGSSDSVSAIVPPVSQVLTDSEEEADALSLNPSIGGKKKSKFKNLFGPKTNLQRNISQSMSTLPEKNSSLSSSRSSGLNVDTSEGKKKFKLLGHKRTGSSDSKVSLGPFSLLGRNKQQSNSELNNLCINGSHVYTEDADAKSGSTLSLNSSGRGSVEDVHRHTSDASADVNRSAPVPSHGNEAADRALLEQQRHQEEEERRQAEAKRLQEEEKYRAEAARLQEEEQRRQQEEQERRRRFLEDEAKRRKQEEEERRNEEERRRQEAADNQRLAEERRQAEEQKHQEEASMSDRLSSLFGMIRKKEEKKEEVQQQSRDEQPPAAAPHSDVPVSHSTTEPFQDVPLRSDPPPASSDSPSDPMRFGRNPPAPSAVVFQNRTAKVSAVKPRLPQILESEAADYQSPSQPCPSPDHFESTVSSVSSESPDTFSSLHSSLAPPNLSPDPSGSPRGSTEDLSVDCEGSSPTMADPRRRAIPPPSYSGHRTQSGENQFNNPAYVEDDGSQQRKVSLPPPDYDVLFPKKRHGVQGQTKWDNLLSELSKKNTDGTPELLGPEMSVDGPEEPPGPSLQENPDIRKYRETKPVSSKKVAAPAPPGYTGPQAPPAVAESGHRHGQKISPHSLLRSSSPAVPSSAKTSSTSSGTSYDGAPTPTPRPSSRLAADPADEQRKSQVDSNREAPTARPRQRASGTQPAKQEESAAKASVQTVSSSNMSRSYKEEKDNSALSDQFSSTERPSQKAADPFANSNGSDSVKQGESRKKDERSIPSSPAFQRRNSSRKKILPPAIRSESIFSPQPQPKEATASPAASHVVSARGVAAASVPPQAESDLNPERGSYGEEDASPTEPPPGTAALPASQPLPVLVEEAATQAEHLSGGKPLLKAWVSPSEVQPVSTQSNGGGGLGLSPRRPHAVKPLSSADSQPSSSPAGKDPRVWDTTPGKIKVDETVGSAPYSQLTTEELVKLVAKQQTDLSKKDAKITELEEYIDNLLVRVIEEKPTILQSLTLTKPV; encoded by the exons ATGTCTCTGCTCGACCAGAGCCAGCAGCTTTTCCCAACCAGCGTCGTGGTAACGGTGCACCAGGCTCGGAACCTGCGCACAAAGGGCAAGAATGGCACCAACGACGCCTACGCCATCATGCAGGTGGCCAAAGACAAGTTCTCCACCTCGGTGGCGGAGAAATGTGTCGCTCCGGTGTGGAAGGAGGAGGCGACGTTTGACCTGCCGCTCTTCCACCCGGGAAACGCCGAGCGCTGTACGCTGTACGTCGTGGTCATGCACCGTGCGCAGGTGGGACTGGACAAGTTCCTGGGCCAGGCTGTGGTGAACCTGCTGGGACTTCACGACGACAAGGCCCGCAAGAAGACCGA CTGGTTCAAGCTGGTGGACAAGTCCGGAAAGGAGGACAAGGTGCGAGGGGAGGTCCTCCTCGACATCAAGTTCTTGAGGAACAACATGTCGGCGAGCATGTTTGACCTGTCCCTGCAGGACAAGCCGCGCTCCCGCATCTCCAAGCTGAAGGACAAAGTCCGTGGAAAAAAGAAGGAGGGCTCTTCAGACTCGGTTTCGGCCATCGTCCCCCCTGTCAGCCAGGTGCTCACGGACAGCGAGGAGGAAGCCGACGCGCTGTCGCTGAACCCGTCCATCGGGGGGAAGAAGAAATCCAAATTCAAGAACCTCTTTGGCCCTAAAACCAACTTGCAGCGCAACATCTCCCAGTCGATGTCCACGCTCCCTGAAAAGaactcctccctctcctccagcCGCTCGTCTGGCCTCAACGTGGACACGTCTGAAG GAAAGAAGAAATTCAAACTTCTGGGGCACAAGCGAACGGGCAGCTCGGACAGCAAGGTTTCTCTGGGGCCTTTCTCCCTGCTGGGCCGCAACAAGCAGCAGAGCAACAGCGAGCTGAACAACCTGTGCATCAACGGCAGCCACGTCTACACGGAGGACGCAGACGCTAAAAGCGGCTCCACTCTCAGCCTCAACAGCTCGGGCCGAGGCTCCGTGGAGGACGTCCACAGACACACGTCCGACGCCTCCGCGGACGTCAACAGAAGCGCTCCTGTGCCTTCACACGGCAACGAAGCCGCAGACAGAGctctgctggagcagcagcgccaccaagaggaggaggagaggaggcagGCAGAGGCCAAGAGACTGCAGGAAGAGGAGAAATATAGGGCAGAGGCCGCGAGACTGCAGGAGGAAGAACAGCGCAGGCaacaggaggagcaggagaggaGAAGACGCTTTCTTGAGGATGAAGCAaagaggaggaagcaggaggaagaggagaggaggaatGAAGAAGAGCGCAGGAGGCAGGAGGCCGCCGACAACCAGAGGCTGGCAGAGGAGCGCCGACAAGCAGAGGAGCAGAAGCACCAGGAGGAGGCTTCCATGAGCGACAGGCTGTCCTCTCTGTTCGGAATGATCAgaaagaaggaggagaagaaggaggaggtgcagcagcagagcagagacGAGCAGCCTCCCGCAGCAGCCCCTCACTCCGATGTCCCCGTCTCCCACAGCACCACAGAGCCGTTCCAGGACGTCCCCCTCCGCTCCGATCCTCCTCCCGCCAGCAGCGACAGTCCGTCCGATCCCATGAGGTTCGGTCGTAACCCACCAGCCCCGTCTGCCGTGGTCTTCCAGAACCGCACCGCTAAAGTGTCAGCAGTCAAACCCAG ATTGCCTCAAATTTTGGAGTCTGAAGCAGCTGACTACCAAAGCCCCAGTCAGCCCTGCCCCTCCCCAGACCATTTCGAGTCCACTGTCTCTAGCGTTTCATCAGAGTCTCCTGATACCTTCTCCAGCTTGCACTCATCGTTGGCCCCGCCCAACCTAAGCCCAGACCCATCTGGGTCTCCTCGTGGCAGCACAGAAGACTTGTCTGTCGACTGTGAAGGATCTTCACCCACCATGGCGGACCCCAGGAGAAGAGCGATCCCACCGCCCTCATATTCGGGTCACAGAACCCAGTCCGGAGAAAATCAGTTCAACAACCCTGCGTATGTAGAGGATGACGGATCACAGCAGAGAAAAGTCTCTCTGCCGCCTCCGGATTATGACGTGCTCTTTCCCAAGAAAAGACACGGAGTGCAAGGCCAAACTAAATGGGACAACCTACTCTCAGAGTTGAGTAAGAAGAATACAGACGGTACACCTGAACTTTTGGGTCCTGAGATGAGTGTGGACGGACCAGAAGAGCCTCCGGGTCCTAGCTTGCAGGAGAATCCTGATATCAGGAAATATCGGGAAACCAAACCTGTGTCCTCCAAAAAAGTAGCGGCCCCTGCTCCACCTGGGTATACGGGCCCTCAGGCCCCTCCTGCAGTGGCAGAGTCCGGTCACAGACACGGCCAGAAGATCTCTCCACACTCTCTCCTGAGGTCCAGTTCGCCTGCAGTCCCATCATCTGCAAAGACCTCTTCCACCAGCAGCGGAACGTCGTACGATGGCGCGCCCACACCTACACCCAGACCATCCAGTCGGCTGGCCGCTGACCCAGCCGACGAGCAACGGAAATCACAAGTCGACTCAAACAGAGAAGCGCCCACAGCTAGACCCAGACAGAGGGCTAGTGGCACACAGCCGGCCAAGCAGGAGGAATCTGCTGCCAAGGCCAGCGTCCAAACTGTGTCCAGTTCAAACATGAGCCGCTCGTACAAAGAGGAAAAGGACAACTCTGCGTTGTCTGATCAGTTTTCCAGCACTGAACGTCCGTCTCAAAAAGCAGCCGACCCTTTCGCCAATTCAAACGGCAGCGATTCGGTCAAACAAggtgagagcaggaagaagGATGAGCGCTCAATCCCGAGCAGTCCCGCCTTTCAAAGGAGGAATTCGTCGAGAAAAAAGATCCTGCCGCCCGCCATTCGCTCCGAGAGCATTTTCAGCCCCCAGCCGCAACCTAAAGAGGCGACAGCTTCACCCGCAGCCAGTCACGTGGTTTCAGCCAGAGGCGTGGCCGCTGCTTCTGTCCCCCCGCAGGCTGAAAGTGACCTGAATCCAGAAAGGGGCTCGTATGGAGAAGAGGACGCTTCACCCACTGAACCTCCTCCTGGGACTGCAGCTTTGCCGGCCTCACAGCCGCTCCCTGTTCTTGTGGAGGAAGCAGCAACACAGGCGGAACATTTGTCGGGGGGAAAACCACTTTTGAAAGCGTGGGTGTCCCCCTCTGAAGTTCAGCCTGTCAGTACTCAGAGTAACGGTGGAGGTGGGCTAGGATTGAGTCCCCGCAG GCCTCATGCAGTGAAGCCCTTGAGTTCAGCTGACAGCCAGCCCAGCAGCTCCCCTGCTGGAAAAGACCCCAGAGTTTGGGACACGACACCTGGGAAGATTAAG GTGGATGAGACGGTGGGAAGCGCCCCTTACAGTCAGTTGACGACAGAGGAGCTGGTCAAGCTGGTGGCCAAGCAGCAGACTGACCTGTCCAAGAAGGACGCCAAGATCACGGAGCTGGAGGAATACATCGACAACCTGCTGGTGCGGGTCATTGAGGAGAAACCAACCATCTTGCAGAGTCTCACCCTCACCAAGCCGGTGTAA
- the rab11fip1a gene encoding rab11 family-interacting protein 1 isoform X2 → MSLLDQSQQLFPTSVVVTVHQARNLRTKGKNGTNDAYAIMQVAKDKFSTSVAEKCVAPVWKEEATFDLPLFHPGNAERCTLYVVVMHRAQVGLDKFLGQAVVNLLGLHDDKARKKTDWFKLVDKSGKEDKVRGEVLLDIKFLRNNMSASMFDLSLQDKPRSRISKLKDKVRGKKKEGSSDSVSAIVPPVSQVLTDSEEEADALSLNPSIGGKKKSKFKNLFGPKTNLQRNISQSMSTLPEKNSSLSSSRSSGLNVDTSEGKKKFKLLGHKRTGSSDSKVSLGPFSLLGRNKQQSNSELNNLCINGSHVYTEDADAKSGSTLSLNSSGRGSVEDVHRHTSDASADVNRSAPVPSHGNEAADRALLEQQRHQEEEERRQAEAKRLQEEEKYRAEAARLQEEEQRRQQEEQERRRRFLEDEAKRRKQEEEERRNEEERRRQEAADNQRLAEERRQAEEQKHQEEASMSDRLSSLFGMIRKKEEKKEEVQQQSRDEQPPAAAPHSDVPVSHSTTEPFQDVPLRSDPPPASSDSPSDPMRFGRNPPAPSAVVFQNRTAKVSAVKPRPHAVKPLSSADSQPSSSPAGKDPRVWDTTPGKIKVDETVGSAPYSQLTTEELVKLVAKQQTDLSKKDAKITELEEYIDNLLVRVIEEKPTILQSLTLTKPV, encoded by the exons ATGTCTCTGCTCGACCAGAGCCAGCAGCTTTTCCCAACCAGCGTCGTGGTAACGGTGCACCAGGCTCGGAACCTGCGCACAAAGGGCAAGAATGGCACCAACGACGCCTACGCCATCATGCAGGTGGCCAAAGACAAGTTCTCCACCTCGGTGGCGGAGAAATGTGTCGCTCCGGTGTGGAAGGAGGAGGCGACGTTTGACCTGCCGCTCTTCCACCCGGGAAACGCCGAGCGCTGTACGCTGTACGTCGTGGTCATGCACCGTGCGCAGGTGGGACTGGACAAGTTCCTGGGCCAGGCTGTGGTGAACCTGCTGGGACTTCACGACGACAAGGCCCGCAAGAAGACCGA CTGGTTCAAGCTGGTGGACAAGTCCGGAAAGGAGGACAAGGTGCGAGGGGAGGTCCTCCTCGACATCAAGTTCTTGAGGAACAACATGTCGGCGAGCATGTTTGACCTGTCCCTGCAGGACAAGCCGCGCTCCCGCATCTCCAAGCTGAAGGACAAAGTCCGTGGAAAAAAGAAGGAGGGCTCTTCAGACTCGGTTTCGGCCATCGTCCCCCCTGTCAGCCAGGTGCTCACGGACAGCGAGGAGGAAGCCGACGCGCTGTCGCTGAACCCGTCCATCGGGGGGAAGAAGAAATCCAAATTCAAGAACCTCTTTGGCCCTAAAACCAACTTGCAGCGCAACATCTCCCAGTCGATGTCCACGCTCCCTGAAAAGaactcctccctctcctccagcCGCTCGTCTGGCCTCAACGTGGACACGTCTGAAG GAAAGAAGAAATTCAAACTTCTGGGGCACAAGCGAACGGGCAGCTCGGACAGCAAGGTTTCTCTGGGGCCTTTCTCCCTGCTGGGCCGCAACAAGCAGCAGAGCAACAGCGAGCTGAACAACCTGTGCATCAACGGCAGCCACGTCTACACGGAGGACGCAGACGCTAAAAGCGGCTCCACTCTCAGCCTCAACAGCTCGGGCCGAGGCTCCGTGGAGGACGTCCACAGACACACGTCCGACGCCTCCGCGGACGTCAACAGAAGCGCTCCTGTGCCTTCACACGGCAACGAAGCCGCAGACAGAGctctgctggagcagcagcgccaccaagaggaggaggagaggaggcagGCAGAGGCCAAGAGACTGCAGGAAGAGGAGAAATATAGGGCAGAGGCCGCGAGACTGCAGGAGGAAGAACAGCGCAGGCaacaggaggagcaggagaggaGAAGACGCTTTCTTGAGGATGAAGCAaagaggaggaagcaggaggaagaggagaggaggaatGAAGAAGAGCGCAGGAGGCAGGAGGCCGCCGACAACCAGAGGCTGGCAGAGGAGCGCCGACAAGCAGAGGAGCAGAAGCACCAGGAGGAGGCTTCCATGAGCGACAGGCTGTCCTCTCTGTTCGGAATGATCAgaaagaaggaggagaagaaggaggaggtgcagcagcagagcagagacGAGCAGCCTCCCGCAGCAGCCCCTCACTCCGATGTCCCCGTCTCCCACAGCACCACAGAGCCGTTCCAGGACGTCCCCCTCCGCTCCGATCCTCCTCCCGCCAGCAGCGACAGTCCGTCCGATCCCATGAGGTTCGGTCGTAACCCACCAGCCCCGTCTGCCGTGGTCTTCCAGAACCGCACCGCTAAAGTGTCAGCAGTCAAACCCAG GCCTCATGCAGTGAAGCCCTTGAGTTCAGCTGACAGCCAGCCCAGCAGCTCCCCTGCTGGAAAAGACCCCAGAGTTTGGGACACGACACCTGGGAAGATTAAG GTGGATGAGACGGTGGGAAGCGCCCCTTACAGTCAGTTGACGACAGAGGAGCTGGTCAAGCTGGTGGCCAAGCAGCAGACTGACCTGTCCAAGAAGGACGCCAAGATCACGGAGCTGGAGGAATACATCGACAACCTGCTGGTGCGGGTCATTGAGGAGAAACCAACCATCTTGCAGAGTCTCACCCTCACCAAGCCGGTGTAA